GCACGCGCGAGGCCGGCGAATCGTTGCTCGTGCTCGACTTGATCTCTTCTTCTTGCCCGTCGATGACGTGCATCACTTCGCCGAGCGTGATCTCGTCGGGCGATTTCGCAAGTTGGTAACCGCCCGATGCGCCGCGCGTGCTCACGACGTAGCCGGCCCCTTTGAGCTGCAACAAAATCTGCACGAGGAACCGCGACGGGATGCCGTGGGCATCGGCGATCGTGCGGATGCGCACCGGTTCGCCGCTGCCGTAGCCGGCCGTGAGCTCGAGCATCGCGATGCTCGCGTATTCGGTTTTAGCGGAGATACGCACGGAGGGCCTGTGGAAGGACGAATGTCGAATTTCGAATGACGAAAGAATGACGAAGCACGAATGACGAATAGATTTTCGGTGTTCCGAAGCCCCGTTCGAGCTTCGTCCTTCGGATTTCTTTCGTCATTCGAGCTTCGACATTCGGGCTTCGCCGCGTCTAGTCGTTGCTCGTGTGCAAACCGCACTCTTTCTTCTCGAAACCGCTCCAGCGGCCGGCCCGCTCGTCTTCGCCGAACAGCACGGCGCGCGTGCAGGGCTGGCAGCCGATGCTGGTGTAGCCTTGATCGTGGAGCGGGTTGTAGGGAACGTCTTCCTTCGTAATCAGGCTCCAAACTTCTTTCTTCGTCCAGTTCGCCAGCGGGCTCACCTTCACCAAGCCGAACTTCTTATCCCAACCGACGATCGGCGCGCGGGCCCGATCCGGACTTTGATCGCGACGAATCCCGCTCATCCAAGCCGACATGCCGAGCGCCGAACGCTGCAACACTTTCAACTTCCGGTCGAAGCAGCATTGATCGGGATTCGATTTATAGAGGGGGCCGTTGTGGAGTTTCTCGTATTCGGCCACGCTCGTCTCGGGCTTCCGCAGTTCGATATCGATCCCGTACTTTTCGAGCACGCGCGTACGCAGGTCGAGCGTCTCTTGAAACTGGTAGCCGGTGTCTAAGTTGAAGACCGGCACGGTTCGATCTATCGCCGCGAGCATGTGGATGATCGCCATTCCCTCGGGCCCGAAGGCAGTCGCCATCGTGAGCTTCGGGGCGTATTCCTTCACGGCCCAGCGAATGATCTCTGCGGGGGTCGCCGACTCGAGCGCTTCGCTCTGTTGCTTGAGGTAGGCGAGGTATTCTTCCGTCGCGGCAGGCACGAGTGCGACTTCCGCAGGCGGAGCAGAGGGGATTGCGACGGCGACCGATTTTTCGTTCACGGCTAAATCCTGCTGCGACACGCTTTCGCCTGATTCTTCCGGCCCTCGATAGATTCGCAAGAGAAAGCGATCTTCGCTCGCGTTTTCCGCAACGGCCGCTTCCGCGAGGTCCGGAGTGGTTGAGTTCCTAGCCATTGGTCGATAACCCTAAAAGGCACAAGTGCCAGATCAAAGATACCTATGTTACTCATGTAAGTCAACTATAGTATCGTCCGTCCAGTGCCGCTTCTTCAACCGGCATACTCGATACCTTCGGCTGACAGGGGTGCATGCGGCACGCGTTGCTCGCCGTAAGTCTATAACCGGCAGTAGCTTGACTTCCCTGTCGCCGCTCGTCACGATGCGTCTTCCTCCCCATTAGGAAGCCGGTAACCCGTGAGGCGCGGAAGCGATGTCCGATCAGATTTTTCTCGCCGTCGATATCGGCGCTTCCAGCGGCCGGCTGCTGGCCGGACTTTTCAACGGCCGTCGGCTGCAACTCGAGGAAGTGCATCGCTTTGAAAACGGCGCGGTCGATTTCGGCGGGTCTCTCCAGTGGAACGTCCTCGGCCTGTGGCAACAAATCCTCAGCGGCATGCGAGCCGCGCGGAGTAAATACGGCGATCGGATTCGCAGCATCGGCGTCGATACCTGGGGGGTCGACTTCGCGCTCCTCGGACGAGACGACGTCATGCTCGGAAACCCGGTCTCGTATCGCGACCGCCGCACCGAAGGACAAATGGATCGCGCCGTGGCGCAGCTCGGTCGCGAAGAAATCTTCTCGCATACCGGTCTGCAGTTCATGCCGATCAACACGCTCTATCAACTGATGGCGCTCCAAGCGCAGAACTCGCCGCTGCTGGAAGCGGCAAAGTCGTTTCTGATGATGCCCGACTTGTTCCACTTTCTGCTCACCGGCGTGAAGGCGAACGAGATCACGAACGCCACGACGACGCAGTTCTTCAATCCGGTCTTGCGCAACTGGGCCTCGGAGTTGCTCGACAAGCTCGGCCTGCCGACGCACATTCTCGGCGAGCTCGCGGAGCCCGGCACGACGCTCGGCTCGTTGCGCTCGAGCGTGGCTCGCGAGACCGGTCTGCCGCCGATCGACGTCGTCTTGCCCGGCACGCACGACACGGCCAGCGCCGTGCTCGCGGTCCCCGCGCGCAGCGCTCCGGGCGCGCGGCCCGACTGGTGCTACATCTCGTCGGGCACTTGGTCGTTGATCGGCATCGAGACTCCCGCGCCGGTCATGAGCGAGCTCTGCCGCAAGCTCACGTTTACCAACGAAGGTGGCGTCGGGCACACGGTTCGCGTGTTGAAGAACATCACCGGCCTCTGGATCGTGCAAGAGTGCCGGCGCATCTGGTCGCAATCGGGCGTCGATTTCGCCGGCGGCGAATATAGCTGGGACGCGCTCAATCGCATGTCGGCGGCTGCCGAGCCGCTGGTGTCGTTCATCGATCCCGACGACGCGACGTTTCAAGCGCCGCAGAACATGCCCGAAGCGATCCGCGCGTTTTGCAAGCGGACGGGCCAAGCGGTTCCGGCCGGCGAAGGAGAGATCGTGCGCACGGCGATCGACAGCCTCGCGCTGAAGTATCGCTATGTGCTCGGCAAGCTCGAAGAACTCGCAGGCGGACGCCTCGAGACGATCCATGTCGTCGGCGGCGGCACGCAAAACCGGCAGCTATGCCAAGCCACGGCCGATGCCTGTGGGCGCCGGGTCGTCGCGGGCCCGATCGAAGCGACGGCGATCGGCAACGTGATGATGCAAGCGATTGCGGCCGGCGCGGTGGGCAACATCGCCCAAGCCAGAGAAGTGGTCGGCGAAAGCTTCAGCGTGGAAGAGTATTCGCCCTGCGATGCCGGGCGCTGGGACGAAGCTTACGGAAAATTCGTACGGCTCTTGCCGCGAGATTGATCGCGAACATGAGCGAACACGAGCGCAGCGAGGCCGGCAGCATGCAAGCGCGCGAGCGCAGAGCGACGAAGCCTATGTCGAGCAACGGCGGCACACGGCTACTTCCGCTGCTGCAAGGGATGCGGCCGTATCAGTGGGTGAAGAACGTCGCGTGCTTGGCCGGGCTCGTGTTCTCAGGGCGTTTGCTCCAGCCCGAAATGCAACTTCGTGCGCTGCTCGCGATGCTCGGGTTTTCCGCTGCTTCGTCGGCCGTGTATCTCGTCAACGACTTCTTCGATCGGCAGCGCGACTTGCTCAACCCACGCACGGCCGGCAGACCGCTGGCCTCGGGCCGGTTGCCGGTCGGGCTCGCGGCGTTTGCCGCCGCCGTGTTGATTACGGTCTCGATCGCGATTGCGGCTTACCTCGGCGAGGCGTGCGTCGCCACGCTCGCCTGCTACTTCGTCTTAAACATCGCTTATTCGCTCCGGCTCAAGCAGGTAGTGATCGCCGATGTGATCTGCATCGCTCTCGGCTTCGTCGCGCGCGTGCTGTTCGGCGTGTATGCCGTTCAGGTTCGGCCGACTCCCTGGATCGTGTTGTGCATGTTTTCCCTGGCGCTATTCCTCGGGTTCGGTAAGCGACGCGGGGAAATCGACGCGATGCACGAAGGGGCTGCGAGGGCTCGCCCGGTGCTCGCTAGGTATACGACTCGCTTTCTCGACTTCGCGATGGGGCTTGCCGCTACGTCGACCGTGACGACCTACGCGCTCTATTGCATCGCCCCGCATCACGATCCGAACATGATCGCGACGATCTTCCCGGTCGTGTACTGCGTGCTGCGCTATGCCCATCAGGTTCTCGTCGAAGGGCGGGGCCAGTCGCCCGAACGTCTTTTGTATACCGACAAGATGCTCTGGATCGGGATCATCGCTTGGATCGCGCTGTCGATCTTCGTGCTCTACGGCAAGCCGAAATTCGTCGAGTTCGCCGGGATGTTCACAGCCGAATGCCTGACCTAACAAGATGGCGGCGCAGGGAACCAGTTATGTCGAATGATGCTCCGCTCGAAACGCCCGCCGACCAGAATCGGCGCGGAGCTTGGGACGATGCGATTCGGGTATTCCTCTTCTTCCTCTGCGGATTCTGGCTGACGAATGCGGCCCTCGATGCGTCGGAAGGAGAGTATGCCTATCGGGTCGCTCGCAACTTCGTCCGCACCGGACGACTCGGATTCGACGAACCGCTCGTCGGAGTTTTTACGCTCGCGCCCAACGGGCGGATCTATGCGGCGCACGAGTTCGGCAACGCGCTGCTGTTCATTCCCACCGCGGCGGCGATCGAGCATCTCGACGTCGTGCTCGTGCGTATGGGATACGCGTTGCCGAACGTCGAACAAACCGAAATGTTTCTCGTCTCGTTTCAGCCTGGTGTGTATGCGGCACTGACGCTCGCAATCGTCTATCTCATCCTGACGCGGGAATTCGGGCAGACGGCTCGGCAAGGTTTTCTCGGTTGCCTCGCGTTGGGGTTCTGTACTTATTTCTGGAACTTCAGCCGCTTCCTGTACGACGGAATGCTCTGCTGCCTCATCACGACCTCGGCCCTCGCCGCGTTGCTGAAATACCGCGCGACCGGCCGGCTCGTCTTCGCGGGAGCCGCGTTCTTTTTGCTCGGCTTCGGAGTCGCCACGCGTTTGTCGCTCGCGCTGCTCGTCGTCGCCGCGCTCGGGTTCGTCCTGTTCGGGTGCGCGCACTCGCGATGGAAAGTTACGCTCACGGCTCTGCTTGCGCTGGCGCCGTTTGCCGCTTGGCAGTTGTGGTACAACCAGCTTCGCACCGGCAACCCGCTGTTGTCTCCGGTGCAAGAGCCGCAATTCGCCGTCAACAATGCCTTAGATGGAAATTGGCCGCTTGGCGTAGTGGGGTTGCTGTTGAGTCCCGGCAAGGGATTGTTCGTCTATGTTCCGTTGTTGATCGCGTCGGTGATCGTCTTCCGGCGCTTTTGGCGACGCGACCGCGCGCTAGCGGGTTTTCTCTTGGCGAGCGCGGTGCTCTGGCTGCTCCTACACGGCAAGCTGCGGAGCTGGTACGGAGCTTGGGGCTGGGGGCCGCGGCACATGATCGCGATCGTGCCTTTGGTTTGCCTGCCTGCGCTCGTCGAGTTGCCGACGCTCTGGAGCCGACGGCGCACGCGCATGGTTATAGACATCGCGCTGTCGGCGGGCTTCCTCTTGGCCTGCGCCGCGACGATCTGCGATTATCAGTATCGCATGCAGATTGCGGAGAGCGAGCACCGGCTCGACGACGCGACCTTCGTGTGGGGAGTACGCAATCAGGCGGTCGATATGTTCGTCGGCGCGGGAGAGAACCTGAGAGTCATGCTGGGGCTTCGTCGGCCGTACCCGTTGGAGAGCGCGAGGGAACCGGTCCACGTCATTTCCAACCGGCTCAACATCTGGTGGTACGCTTGGTCGCAGCAAGGGATCCCGCTGTTGTATATTCTCACGGCCTGCGCGCCGCTCCTCGCAATGCTGATCTGGACCGGCCGCTCGCTGTTGCGGAAGACTGAGGAGTGAGGCTCTCCGCTCGACGGCGCGCTTACGGTTCCGCTCCGGAGAGTCGGCCGAGTTCTGCTTCCGTTTCCGCCAGCGCTTGGCGGGCCGCTGCGAGCTTCTTGTCGGCCGGCTTTTGCGTGTGCGACGTCCGCGTGACTTGATGAAACAAATCGTCGACGCGGCCGACGAGCGTTACGTTCGACGTCGGGGAACTCAAGGTCGTGCTGTTTCTTTCGGCTTCGTGTGCCGCAAGGGTCGCCAGCGCGCCGTTGTCGGCTTGTTGCAACGTGCAGAGTCGGGCCGCGAGGTTGCCGGCCTGTTCGTCGCCGCAGAGGTGCAGGCCGACGTCGACTTTCGTCACGCCGACCGTCACGATCGAGTTGCCGAAGACCGACTTCTTCTCCGCTCGGCCCGAGCAGACGAAGGTACACCAATCGCCGCGCCAAGCGCGCGGGACGATCGCGAGAAACGAAAACTCCTTCGCCCCTTCGAGCGACGCGGAGTTCGACGGGCGGAGCTTGTAGAAGACACCGTGCCCACGGTTCATCGTGCCGCTGGCCAAGACGAGCGCTTTCGGCGCGATCTTCTCGTATTGATTCTGCTCGGTCTTGCGGCTCATCTGATTCTTCACGGCGCTGAGCGAGAAGATCGTGTAAGCGACGCGGGCCTCGCGGCTCGACGTGTCGGACTCTTCGCTGAAATCGGCGACTTCGATCCGGTCGTCGGCGTAGCGACTTTCGAGCGTCGTGTTCGGGAGATAATCGAGGATCTTCATGCGCAGCATCGGGCCACTGATCATATAGGTGAAATCGACGAGCGACTCTTCCGAGCCTTTCGTCAGACCGGCCGAGACGCGAAACTTCACTTCGATGACCTTTTGCAGCGGATGCAGCGCCGCGCATTTGACCGGCGTTACGTCGCGGCATTCGATTTTGTCGGGCACATCGAACACGACGTGCGCGTCTTCGGCCCTGGCGAGTTGGGCCGAGAGCGCAAAGAGAACGGCAAACGTGGCGCGGCAGATCGTGTTGGTCGGCATCGTGTGTGTCTCTGGCGGTGTGGTTCGCGGGGCGCCCCCTCATCCTTCAGCAAGCGGGGAGGATGGTAGCAGGACGGGCGGGGGGCCAAAAGAACGGTTTTGTAACGATCTCGGCCGTGCGGGCGGTGCCGGCGGGGATGGACGATGGCTGAAAACATGCTCCCATTGCCCGACTGCGAGAAAGCCGTGAAAGGTTCGTCGCCCAGGCCGGTATAGCTTGTCAGAGAAACCCAACGAGACGCTTCAGAAAAGGATCGCACCATGTTTCGTATCCGCAAAGCCGCCGACCGCGGACATGCCGACCACGGCTGGCTCAACACCTATCACACCTTTTCGTTCTCGTCGTACTACGATCCGGAGCAGATGGGCTTCCGTTCGCTGCGCGTGATGAACGAAGACTACGTGCGCCAGGGGCAGGGCTTCGGCACGCATCCGCATCGCGACATGGAAATCGTGACGTATGTGCTCGAAGGTGCGCTGGAACATAAAGACTCAATGGGGAACGGCGAAGTGCTTCGGCCCGGCGAGTTTCAACGGATGTCGGCCGGTACGGGAATCACGCATAGCGAGTTCAATCCGTCGGCCGGTGAACCGGTGCATCTCTATCAGATCTGGCTCTTGCCGGAGAAGAAGGGGATTACGCCGAGCTACGAGCAGAAGCGGTTTCCGGATGAAGAGCTGCACAACACGTTGAGGCTCGTCGCCGCGCGCGATGCGGCGCAAGGTGCGCTGGCGATTCATCAAGACGCGCAGATCTACTTGTCGAAGCTCGATGCCGGCCGTAAGGTCGAGCATCGCTTAGCAACCGGCCGGCATGCGTGGCTGCAAGTGTTGCGAGGCTCCGTCCAACTGAACGGCCACGCACTCGAAACCAGCGACGGCGCGGCGGTGAGCGACGAAGCGCTACTGGAAATCGAAGCGACCGTGCCGGCTGAAGTGATGCTGTTCGATTTGAACTAAGAAGTTTCGCCTCATCAAAAATTCATCGTCTGCCCGACTCGCATATCGTCATACTTTCGTTCTTCACAAAGATTTCGCACATAAGGAATTCGGATCATGAGCCAGTTACAAAATAAAGTCGCAGTCGTTACGGGTGCCTCGAAGGGAATCGGCGCGGCGATCGCCAAAAAGCTCGCCGCCGCCGGAGCGTCGGTCGTAGTGAACTATGCGTCGAGCAAGGCCGGGGGCGATGCCGTAGTTGCCGAGATCGTGAAGGCCGGCGGCAAGGCCGTGGCCGTGCAAGGGGATGTATCGAAGCAAGCCGACATCGATCGCCTCTTCGCCGAAACGAAGAAGGCTTACGGCAAGCTCGACATCCTCGTCAACAACGCGGGAATCTTCGAGTTTCTACCCCTCGGCGCGATCACGGAAGAACACTTCCACAAGCAGTTCAACCTCAACGTGCTCGGGCTCCTGCTCACCACGCAGAAGGCGGTCGAGCTCTTCGGCGAAGCCGGCGGAACGGTCATCAACACGAGCTCCGTCGTCGCCGTGTCGCCGCAGCCGAACGGCTCGGTCTATAGCGCGACGAAGGCGGCGGTCGACGCCATCACGCGCTCGCTCGCAATCGAGCTCGGGCCGAAGAAGATTCGGGTCAACTCGGTGAATCCGGGCATGATCGAAACCGAAGGGGTTCACTCGGCCGGCTTCCTCGGCACCGACTTCCATAAGAAACTGCTGGCGGAGACCCCACTCGGCCGAATCGGCCAACCGGACGACATCGCGAAGGCGGCGCTGTTCCTCGCGTCCGACGATTCCGGCTGGGTGACCGGCGAGACGCTCATCGTCTCGGGTGGGAATCGATAGTTTGCAAACGTCTGAGTTGAGCGACGATTAAACGAAGAGCCCCGACGGACTCAAGAGTCCGTCGGGGCTTCGTTAATCAACCCTTCTCCCCGCGGGAGAAGATGTCGGCAGCAGCCGACAGATGAGGGGACGTTTCGCAGCTAGACACGGCCGGCGACCGATTAGAGGCGCGCCCCTCATCCGGCCTTCGGCCACCTTCTCCCGAAGGGAGAAGAGTTAACACAGCTCCCGGAGGGAGAAGGATTCAAGCAACTCGCTTTCTTACGGCATCGCAACCGGCGAGGTGAGGGTCGAGAAGCGTGTTCCCCACTGCTTGACCCGCTCGTATTCGGTTTCCATCTGGTTCTTGTCGAAGTCGGCGTAGCTCTTCGTCCACGACGACGTGTTCGAAATCACCGACATTTCTTTGAAGAGGACCGTGACGGCCTGCTGATTGAACTGTTGATACCCGGCACCGGCGATCTCGGCCTTCAAAAGGTTGCCGAGCGGCTGCGTCATGTCGCGACAAAGATCGCGCAGCGGGCCGCCGACGAGCTTGAGCTGGGCTTCGCCGTTCGAGGCGTTCCACTTATCGAGCTCGGCCTTGATCGTCTTGAGCTCGGCGGCGAGCTTGTTGCGCACGTCGCGGGCGGCGGTGATGTTTTGTCCGGCCGTCTTGAGCGCCGCGGCGAGGCGTACTTTCTTGCAAGCCTCGCGCGCCTCGTCGAGCATGCCACCCATGCTGTTGATGTTCAGCGTGACGGTCAGCCAGTCGGCCGCGTCGAACACTTTTTGCGCCGCTTCGCCGGCGGCCTTCGGCACCAGCTTCGCCTTCTTCAACTCCGCGGCCTTCGCCTTGGCGAGCACGGCGACGTCTTTCAGAGCGTCCGAATACTTCTTGATGTCCGGGCCCTTAATCCATTTCAACAAGCGTTCGGTTTCCGCGTCGAGCTTGTCGATCGTCGTGGCGTTGAAGCTTTCCCACGTGACCCCCTTGAACGCCACTTCGCACTTATCCAGCAGCTTGCCGAGCCCCGTCTCCGGGCACAGCTTTCCCTTCTCTTTTCGCCAAGTATCCCCCTTCAATTCGTCGGGATACGAAACCGCACCCGCTTCGGGATGCATCAGATTGTGGTAGCCATACTTCTTGGGGTCGAACTTCGCCATCAAAGGATTCCTCTTGCTGGATGAAAAAACGGAAGGTCGAAACAGAGCGGCCTTCGTATAAGAGAACACCGTCCGCAGCGAAACGTAACGGGGAGCCCCGGCGGGGCGTCGTACGAACTTCGCCTTATACGGGCTTATTGGACAGTTCGTTCGTGCGACAAACAATAATTATTTCCCGTAAATGGCAAACCGTCCGCCGGCCGAAGCCTGCCGCCGTTCGATAAGTAAAGTAGGCGAAATAGCGCATCTTTAAGGAAATGTGAGCGAGCCGCGCCAACCCTTCTCCCGGCGGGAGAAGGTGGCCGAAGGCCGGATGAGGGGCGCGCCTCATCCAGATAACAAGCAGCAGGGAGCAGTGGAATGGATCGGACTTCCTCGCGGTCTTGGCAGGCGGGCCTCGCGCTGCTGCTCCTCGCGGCAGGCGGCAGCTACGCCCCCTCGGCAAGCAACGGAGCCGAGCCGGCGCCGAGCGCGCCGGGAGAAATGAGCAACGAGATTCGTGCGGCCCTCTCGCTCACGGTGCGCGGGATCCTCGTCGAGTGCGTGCCGGAGAAGATCGAGAAGAACGACAACTGGGGAGACACGCGCGAGCGGTTCTCGCAGTTGAAGATCAAAAACGACGGGCTCAAGCTCCGCTTCGAAACGAATAAGAAAGAAGTGAAGCACGGCTTGTGGAAGCAAGTTCAAGTCGTGCCGGTCGATCCGCAGAAGAACTTGAAGTTCGAGATCGCGCAGGCGCGTAGTACCGGCCGGAACGCGATGACGTTTCAAGTCGTGGCGTCGTCGCCGCTCAAGCTCACGGCCCGCGTGGAGCGTTGGCGAACCGGAGTGAAGATGTTGAACTTCAGCACCGACGCCGACGCGAGCATCGAGATGCGCGTCGACGGAGAATTGACCTTCGAGTACGTCGACATCGCCGGCAAAAGTTATCTCACGTTCAAGCCGGTCATCAAGACCGTCGACCTGAAGCTCGTCGAGTTCGATATTCGCCGCATCGGCCAAGCCGACGGCCCGCTCGTGCAAGAGTTCGGCGATATGCTGTCGGACCCGTTGGCGGATCAACTGGATAAGCACGAACCGAAAGTAGCGAAGAAGCTCAACGACACGATCGTGAAGCGGCAAGACAAGCTCAAGATACCGATGAGCCTGCCGTTCGACTTCAGCGATTGGAGCTGGTCGGCCATCACGAAATCGGCCGACCCGAAACCGCCGGCCGCCGCCGTTCCCGGCGGGCAATAATCGCGACGATGCGACATGTTGCACATCGGCGGCGGCTCCACTATATTCGTGTAAGCGAATATGGCTACCAAGACCGCACCCTCCATCGACCTGATCTTCCGAGCATTGTCCGACCGGACCCGCTTGCGGATTTTGAATCTGCTGCGGGCGGGCGAACTGTGCGTCTGCGACATCGTGTCCGTCTTAGACGTGCCGCAGCCGACTGCTTCTCGGCACTTGGCTTACCTGCGCAAAGCCGGGCTGGCCTTGGCTCGCAAGGAAGGGCTCTGGCACTACTACCGGCTGTCGTCGGCCCAAACCTCGTTTCACAAGAAACTGCTGGAATGCTTGGCTGAATGCAAAACGGTTGCCCCGGAGTTGGCGAAGGACGAGAAGAGCTTGCGTTCCGCCTGTCGTTCCAACTGTTGCGATTGAGCTCTCTTTTTTTGCGATTTACATCTGCTTACGCAAATATATGACCGACCTAATATCGAACCGGCTCCATTGCTCATGATGAACCAGATAAGACGGAAGCTGGCGGCGGAATTGTTCGGCACGTTCGCTCTCGTGTTCGTCGGAACCGGGGCCATCGTCGTCAACGACGTCAGCGGCGGCACGGTGTCGCACGTCGGCATCTCCTTGACCTTCGGGCTCATCGTGCTGGCGATGATCTACGCCTTGGGAGACGTCTCGGGTTGTCATCTGAACCCCGCCGTTACGCTCGGCTTTTTCATGGCCCGACGCTTCGACGGGCGATCGATCGTTCCTTACGTCGCGAGCCAGTGTTGCGGGGCGATTCTCGCCGGCCTTACGTTGCGCTTAATGTTTCCGGCCCACGCCACACTCGGCGCTACGCTGCCTACCGGTGATGCCATTCAGGCGTTCGTTCTCGAATTCATCCTGACGTTGATCCTGATGTTCGTGATCCTCAGCGTTTCGACCGGCTCGAAAGAAAAGGGAATGCTCGCCGGCGTCGCCGTGGGATCGGTGATCGCTCTCGAGGCGCTCTTCGCCGGACCGATCAGCGGAGCGTCGATGAACCCGGCGCGCTCCTTAGCGCCGGCGCTTGTTTCGTTGCGCTTCGACAGCTTGTGGATTTATCTTATCGCTCCGGTTCTCGGAGCCTGCGCGAGTGTTCTAGTCTTCCGCTGCATTCAAGACCCTGGAAGTTGCTGCCGCGAGCAGCCGTGAAGGAGCTACTTCGTTCTATGGATAAACCCATTATGACCCTCGACGAATTTGCCGCCGTCTTGTCGGCGCACCCCGATACGGCGCTCCAGTTGGTGCTGCCCGATGGTTCATTCGTTCCAGCCCACTTCCATGTGACCGAGGTGGGGCGGGTCCAAAAAGATTTCGTGGACTGCGGCGGAACCGTTCGCCGTTCGACAAGCTGCGTGCTGCAAGTGTGGGTAGCGAACGACGTAGCTCACCGCCTGGACACCACGAAACTTGCCAAGATCATTCACAAGGGAGTGGAGCTCTTCGAGACGACGGCGATTCCCCTAGAAGTCGAATACGACCATGGCGTGATTTCTCAATACCCTGTTCAAGAGGCAGAGGCATCGCAGTCCGGCATTATTTTGCATCTCGGAACCAAACATACGACGTGCTTAGCTCAAGACCGTTGCGGCATAAAGCTTGACGTATTGTCGTCCTGCTCCACATCCGACTGTTGCTAGTGGAACGCATCACCATCGAGAATCAAACAATGACCACGACGAAACTCATTCTGTTTGTCTGCGTCGAAAACTCGAACCGCAGCCAGATGGCCGAGGCATTCGCACGCATTCATGGTGCGGATCAAGTCGAGGCGTTCAGTGCCGGCTCTCGTCCTTCGGGTCGCGTGAACCCGAAGGCCATCGAGGCCATGCGGGAACTCGGCTACGACCTGACCACGCACACATCGAAAGGGCTAGACCCCTTCAACGGCCGAGAAGTCGAGGTCGCCGTTACGATGGGCTGCGGCGACGAATGCCCGTTGGTCGTCGCCAAGCAACGCGTGGACTGGAAGATCCCCGACCCCCGCGACATGACCCCGGAACAGTTCCGCGCAGTGCGAGACTTGATTGAAGCGAAGGTCAAAGAACTCCTTCAATCGCTGTAGGTTTCGCCAACAAGGATGCCGGAAAGACGAAATCCGCCTGCTGTCATTGGCAAGTGGACTATCGTAATATGGCCGTATCTGAAGTATCCGGGTGAAGCGGTAAATCAGTCAGGAGTTGCTTAGATCATGCGAGTCGGGATCGTCGGCATTGGGTTTATGGGGATGATCCATTATCTCGCGTACCGCAAGGTGCGCGGGGCGAAGGTGACTGCCATCGCCGCGCGCGATGAGAAGAAGCTCGCCGGCGATTGGCGCGGGATCAAGGGAAACTTCGGGCCGCCGGGCGAGCAGATGGATCTCGGCAAGATCGGCCGCTACGCCGATTGGCGCGAGATGCTGAAGGATCCGAAC
This portion of the Planctomycetia bacterium genome encodes:
- a CDS encoding metalloregulator ArsR/SmtB family transcription factor, whose amino-acid sequence is MATKTAPSIDLIFRALSDRTRLRILNLLRAGELCVCDIVSVLDVPQPTASRHLAYLRKAGLALARKEGLWHYYRLSSAQTSFHKKLLECLAECKTVAPELAKDEKSLRSACRSNCCD
- a CDS encoding arsenate reductase ArsC, with the protein product MTTTKLILFVCVENSNRSQMAEAFARIHGADQVEAFSAGSRPSGRVNPKAIEAMRELGYDLTTHTSKGLDPFNGREVEVAVTMGCGDECPLVVAKQRVDWKIPDPRDMTPEQFRAVRDLIEAKVKELLQSL
- a CDS encoding DUF6428 family protein yields the protein MTLDEFAAVLSAHPDTALQLVLPDGSFVPAHFHVTEVGRVQKDFVDCGGTVRRSTSCVLQVWVANDVAHRLDTTKLAKIIHKGVELFETTAIPLEVEYDHGVISQYPVQEAEASQSGIILHLGTKHTTCLAQDRCGIKLDVLSSCSTSDCC
- a CDS encoding MIP family channel protein — protein: MMNQIRRKLAAELFGTFALVFVGTGAIVVNDVSGGTVSHVGISLTFGLIVLAMIYALGDVSGCHLNPAVTLGFFMARRFDGRSIVPYVASQCCGAILAGLTLRLMFPAHATLGATLPTGDAIQAFVLEFILTLILMFVILSVSTGSKEKGMLAGVAVGSVIALEALFAGPISGASMNPARSLAPALVSLRFDSLWIYLIAPVLGACASVLVFRCIQDPGSCCREQP